A DNA window from Haliovirga abyssi contains the following coding sequences:
- a CDS encoding group II intron maturase-specific domain-containing protein, producing the protein MIKTSINLQELRKRIYFKSKEEKAKEVTKQKGKYYELDYARFADDLVVTVSSHSSMRRLLSKVIERLKEEFEKIEVTINKEKSRVVDLKKGGVINFLGFTMKRRRNKSGKWGILTIPQSKKRKGLLEKIKELIRRHRTLGIFQILVNELNTTLRGWVNYFSIGNSSKCFSYVRNYVEKKLRRYLMKQRGKKGYGWKKWSNDWLYNEIGLFDNYKVKYIPE; encoded by the coding sequence ATGATAAAAACATCCATAAATTTACAAGAGTTGAGAAAGAGAATATATTTTAAATCTAAAGAGGAAAAAGCAAAAGAAGTAACCAAGCAAAAAGGTAAATATTATGAGCTAGATTATGCTAGATTTGCAGATGATTTAGTAGTAACAGTATCAAGTCATTCAAGTATGAGAAGGTTGTTAAGTAAGGTAATTGAAAGGTTGAAAGAAGAATTTGAGAAAATAGAGGTAACAATAAATAAAGAGAAGTCAAGAGTAGTAGATTTGAAAAAAGGTGGAGTAATAAACTTTTTAGGATTTACAATGAAAAGGCGAAGGAATAAAAGTGGGAAATGGGGAATACTGACAATACCACAATCAAAGAAGAGGAAAGGATTGTTAGAAAAGATAAAAGAATTAATAAGAAGACATAGAACACTAGGAATATTCCAAATACTGGTAAATGAACTAAATACAACATTAAGAGGTTGGGTAAATTATTTTTCAATAGGGAATTCATCAAAGTGTTTTTCATATGTAAGAAATTATGTGGAGAAGAAATTGAGAAGGTATCTAATGAAGCAACGAGGGAAAAAGGGATATGGCTGGAAAAAATGGAGTAATGATTGGCTGTATAATGAAATAGGGTTATTTGATAACTATAAAGTAAAATATATACCAGAGTGA